A window from Hemibagrus wyckioides isolate EC202008001 linkage group LG19, SWU_Hwy_1.0, whole genome shotgun sequence encodes these proteins:
- the ppp1r3aa gene encoding uncharacterized protein ppp1r3aa: protein MASCYTEPPTLSAWKPDEDEEEPKYPQRSSSDESEESEPEPPLASVGRRRVSFADAFGLDLVSVKEFDNRLERAEGREGDEFYLSCIFSVPASDEELALRLHQNKLELESIELLPGSTTIRGTVRVLNLSYHKVVYVRTTLDGWQSHFDQLAEYVPGSSDGETDRFSFQLTLMPPFPPDGVRVEFCLCYESSTGIFWANNGAMNYVLFCHQRGGRALKEKEGGKERDFEENNQKGKKSCLKAIKKGSCAESKPIDMSSELSEQETSRSVENKKEKTQHKAESLSGDTLEESCKTLAERRSRRRAARLAYLQDFFCHRETHVRLIQPPHIKHTSVLDTSSTLQVCSRNEQHETRSSILPDHQIPLLPLDWSRNITSGTRLDVPEKEHTEDVSIEVSNDAWVAFLNGTDSLENHNNALDQTCLLCSAGSNASQPSNTEYDVSNIGDNILSVRNSQECALTIRDGSHHESEPAKLSPSLDPSQISEAQIISESHTDQESESIRIEWRPGVIEAPHDRHTLSERSFSKDEPMLLTKQEETADAEDATEPPKSKTKPGVLLEQCAKSTEFLDMNVKGDTDRVVEDTLTLTRIRNQPFIESRESLERQHIDESIEAKKKKEHIPEENENASQMKRISWSEYEEALVVLESRLQEDDEEPSQLKDGNTEIWISSRTSAVCDEGEPHKQTECLDSGEEKGVCYELVKNRFSDSSERQRKESSSVENIADKECENGLKTVGQSIYGRSSEGDDYIDKEKDKELHKLQSSSESHPLSPMLCITSHTSGPSGHFTCTESLSESELLFPAPHKVFEREETLRYRVAQDLQDTGVRTEFPSSFPRIAAPSVSKLTSWLLICWAKLSNLSFITGAIVCAILFVIFVNVCLHDLPVCLVIYLLSVCWWCRQGMKKDVTTADSVD from the exons ATGGCTTCCTGCTACACTGAGCCGCCGACACTCAGTGCCTGGAAACCAGATGAAGACGAAGAAGAGCCAAAATATCCACAAAGGAGCTCAAGTGATGAGTCTGAGGAGTCGGAGCCTGAGCCACCACTGGCTTCTGTGGGACGAAGAAGGGTTTCTTTCGCAGATGCTTTTGGCTTGGACTTGGTTTCTGTTAAGGAATTTGATAACAGACTTGAGAGAGCtgaaggaagagaaggagatgAGTTCTAtctgtcctgcatcttcagcGTCCCAGCTTCGGATGAAGAGTTGGCACTCCGGCTTCACCAGAACAAGCTGGAGCTGGAGAGCATTGAGCTCCTGCCTGGCTCCACCACTATCCGTGGCACTGTCCGTGTGCTTAACCTCTCTTATCACAAGGTTGTTTATGTACGAACTACTTTGGATGGTTGGCAAAGCCACTTTGACCAGCTAGCTGAGTATGTACCTGGATCCAGCGATGGAGAGACAGACCGCTTCTCCTTCCAACTTACCTTGATGCCTCCCTTTCCACCCGATGGGGTGCGAGTGGAGTTCTGCCTCTGCTATGAATCCTCCACTGGAATCTTTTGGGCAAACAATGGAGCTATGAACTATGTGTTGTTCTGCCatcagagaggaggaagagccctgaaagagaaggagggagggaaagaaaggGATTTTGAAGAGAACAatcaaaagggaaaaaagagctGCTTGAAAGCTATCAA AAAGGGGAGTTGTGCTGAGTCGAAGCCCATAGACATGAGCAGTGAACTCTCAG aacaAGAGACATCTAGGTCTGTAGAGAATAAGAAAGAGAAAACTCAGCACAAAGCAGAAAGTCTATCAGGAGATACACTAGAGGAGAGCTGCAAAACTTTG GCTGAAAGACGGAGCAGGCGGCGAGCAGCTCGGTTGGCATACTTGCAAGATTTTTTCTGTCATAGGGAGACACACGTCCGGCTAATTCAACCTCCACATATAAAACATACTAGTGTTCTAGATACTTCTAGTACACTTCAAGTATGCAGCAGAAATGAGCAACATGAGACTAGATCATCGATTCTACCTGACCATCAGATTCCCTTACTTCCCCTGGACTGGAGTAGAAACATCACATCTGGAACAAGGCTGGATGTTCCTGAGAAAGAACACACAGAGGATGTGTCAATAGAGGTGTCAAATGATGCCTGGGTAGCTTTCCTCAATGGCACAGATAGTTTAGAAAACCACAACAATGCGTTGGACCAAACGTGCTTGCTTTGCTCTGCAGGGTCCAATGCTTCCCAACCATCAAATACAGAATATGATGTATCCAATATAGGGGACAATATATTATCAGTGAGGAATAGTCAGGAGTGTGCATTGACCATTAGGGATGGGTCACACCATGAGTCTGAGCCTGCTAAACTGTCACCATCTCTTGACCCCAGTCAAATCAGTGAGGCACAAATCATttctgaatcacacactgaccagGAATCAGAATCAATACGGATAGAATGGAGGCCCGGTGTCATTGAGGCGCCacatgacagacacacacttagtGAAAGGTCTTTTAGTAAAGATGAACCCATGCTATTAACCAAACAAGAGGAGACAGCCGATGCTGAGGATGCCACAGAGCCACCAAAATCTAAAACCAAACCAGGAGTCTTGCTTGAACAATGTGCAAAGAGTACAGAATTCTTAGACATGAACGTGAAAGGGGACACAGACCGAGTAGTTGAAGACACTTTGACATTAACGAGGATCAGGAATCAGCCCTTTATAGAGAGTAGGGAGTCTTTAGAGAGACAGCATATAGATGAAAGCATAGaggcaaagaaaaagaaagagcatATCCCAGAAGAAAATGAGAACGCATCCCAAATGAAAAGGATATCTTGGAGTGAGTATGAAGAAGCGTTAGTGGTACTAGAAAGCAGATTGCAAGAAGATGATGAGGAACCATCCCAACTAAAAGATGGGAACACAGAAATATGGATTTCCTCAAGGACAAGTGcggtgtgtgatgaaggtgaaCCACATAAACAGACTGAATGCCTTGATAGTGGAGAGGAGAAGGGTGTGTGTTACGAGTTAGTGAAAAATAGATTCTCTGACTCAAGTGAGaggcaaagaaaagaaagttcATCTGTAGAAAATATAGCTGATAAAGAATGCGAAAATGGTTTAAAGACTGTGGGTCAGAGTATATATGGAAGATCGAGTGAGGGTGATGACTACATAGACAAGGAAAAAGATAAGGAACTACACAAGCTTCAGAGTTCCTCTGAATCCCACCCACTTTCACCTATGCTATGTATAACCAGCCATACCAGTGGTCCATCTGGGCACTTCACCTGTACAGAATCTCTGAGTGAGAGTGAACTTCTTTTTCCTGCCCCTCACAAGGTTTTTGAGAGAGAGGAGACCCTGAGATATAGGGTAGCTCAGGACCTCCAGGATACAGGTGTGAGGACTGAGTTTCCCAGCTCTTTTCCTAGGATTGCTGCGCCCTCAGTGAGCAAATTGACAAGCTGGCTGCTGATATGCTGGGCCAAACTCTCAAATCTCAGCttcatcactggggccatcgtATGTGCCATCCTGTTTGTGATCTTTGTTAATGTTTGTTTGCATGACCTCCCAGTTTGTCTGGTCATTTACCTGTTGTCTGTTTGCTGGTGGTGTAGACAGGGCATGAAAAAGGATGTGACCACAGCTGACAGTGTGGACTGA